Genomic segment of Phycisphaerales bacterium:
TCTTCGCCGGGCTGTCGGGAACGGTCTTAAGCGACTCATAGAGATGGAAGTCGAAGAACTCGATCTGATCCGGATAGAGACTGACGAGCACGTTATACGCCGCCGTCGCAGCAGCCGCCTCGCGCGAGGTGTTGTACCCCGGCTGCGAAACAACGACGAACGGCTCGTGCGCTCCGTCGATCGCGTTCACGGCGTCGTAGATCGCGACATGCATCATCGCCAGCGAGCGAGTCGCCATCGGCGGGTTGGCGCGCGTTTCACGAATGGTGTCGATCGCCACGCGATTCCACCGGATAACCATGTCCGTTCCGGCGAAGCAAGGGGCGGCGGCGCCCACGGCAGCAGCAACACAAAACAACAGCTTCTTCATTTTCTGTCTCCCCGTCTCGATGACTACGACTCTGGGCCGGCGATCGCGAGAAGCATCGCTGCGGCTGATATTCCTGGGCGATGCCCTGCAGCATCACTTCAATTCCGCAATCTGACGCTAAAGGATGCGCCAAACTCCATGGAAGTCAAGCCGAAAGCTATGAACAGGATGAAAAAGTCCTCTGAAAAATCCAATTCAGGAAACGCACCCCGATATTTCGCACATCCAGGACCTGCTGTTCCAGCAAACTGCTTACTTGCCGCCTTCCGAGACGCTAGCCTATCCCCATGGCCGAACCGCCCAAAACCCGCCTGCCCAATGCCCGCCAATTTCCCCGTTTCGCGGGTATCTCCACTTTTTGCCGCTTTCCCCAGATCGACACGCTCGAATCACCGCCTGACTGGGCGCTGTACGGCATTCCGTTCGACGGCGGCGTGACCTACCGGCCCGGGGCCCGCTTCGGTCCGCGGGCCATCCGCGAACAGTCCGCCTACATCAAGCCGTATCACCTCGAGCACGATCTGAATCTCGCCGACCGGCTCAGCGTGTGTGATGCCGGTGACGCACCGGTGCGGCCGTATTCGACGCGCGAGACCCAACAGGCCGCGTGCGACTTCGCCCTCGCACTGGGTGACGGTGGGACGAAGCTGCTGGCCGTAGGCGGTGACCATTCGATCGCTTTGGCCAATCTGCGCGCCACGCAGCAGCGTCACGGCGGCGGGCGTCCGCTGGCGCTGTTGCATTTCGACTCCCACCTCGACACCGTCGATGTCGCGTGGGGCGAAAAGTACACGCACGCGTCGCCGTTCATCCGAGCCATCGAAGAGAATCTCATCGACCCGAAGCGCATGCTTTCGGTGGGCATCAAGGGACCGCTCAATACCGCAACCGATCTCGACTATGGCCGCGCCCAGGGCATCGAACTCGTTACGTACGCCGATTGGAAGCACCGCAACGGCGCCGAGCGCATCGACGCCTTCCTGGACCGGCTGCGCAAGAGCGGCGAGCCGGCGTATCTCACCTTTGACATCGACTCGGTCGATCCCGCCTATGCGCCGGGCACCGGGACGCCTTCAATCGGCGGGTTCACCTCGGCCGAAGCGCTCGATCTGCTTCGCGCCTGCCGCGGCGTAAATCTCGTCGGCGCCGATGTGGTCGAAGTGCTGCCGGCGATGGACCCGGCCGGCATCACCGCACTGCTCGCAGCGCATGTCATCTTCGAGATCCTGTGCATCGCGGCGTAAGCGGATTCAGTTCGCAACGAAATTGAGCAGGCGATCAGGCACGTAGATGACCTTGCGGATCGTCTTGCCCGCCAGCAGTTCCGCGATGCGCTCGTTGGCCAGCGCCGCGGCCCTGGCGGCCGCCTCATCCGCACCCGTCGGCACCAGAACCGTCGCACGCAGTTTGCCCATGATCTGCACGGGGATCTCGATTTCCTCGTCGACCATCCACTTCGCGTCAGCGACAGGGAACGGCTCGTACATCACATCGCTCTCGCGGCCCATCCGCTCCCACAGCTCCGATGCGAGGTGCGGCACGAATGGCGCGAGCATCTTGATCAGCGCCTCGGCGACTTCGCGCGGCAGTACGTCCAGCGGCACGAGCGCGTTGTTAAACTCAATGAGCGCGGCGATGGCGGTGTTGAACCGCAGGTGGCGCATGTCTTCATCCACCTTGGCGATGGTCTTGTGCAGTGCGCGGCGGATGTCGTCGACCGGCGGCGCTTCGGTCACCTTGAGTGCGCCCGAATCGGCGTCGATAAAGTTCCGCCACACGCGCTGCAGGAAGCGGTGCGAGCCGATGATGTCGCGCGTGTTCCACGGCTTGCTCTGTTCGAGCGGGCCCATGTACATCTCGTAGAGCCGCAGCGTGTCGCAGCCATACTCGGCGAAGATGTCATCGGGCGTGAGCGCGTTCTTGAGGCTCTTTCCCATCTTGCCGTACGAGCGATTCACTTCCTTGCCGTTGTAGAAGTACTTCCCATCGCGCTCTTCCACCGTTTCGGCCGGCACGTAGACGCCGCGCTCGTCGGTGTAGGCGTACGCCTGAATGTAACCCTGATTGAACAGGCGGCCGAAGGGCTCGGGCGTGCTCACATGGCCGAGATCGAAAAGCACCTTGTGCCAGAACCGCGCGTAGAGCAGGTGGAGCACGGCGTGCTCGACGCCGCCCACGTAGAGATCGACGCCGCCGATGTGATGAATCGCGGGATTGAAGTGCGTCGCGCCGCACACCCCGCCGCCGCGCGGGCTGAGCATCCAGTAGCGCTCGATGTCCGGATCAACGAAGTGCCGATCGTCATTCGGATCGAGGTAACGCAGGTAATACCAGCACGACCCGGCCCACTGCGGCATGGTGTTGAGTTCGCGCCGGTACTGCTTGCCATCAATCTCGACGTCGATCCATGTCCCGGCGCGGCCCAGCGGCGGCTGCGGCGGGGCGTTGGGATCATCGCTCGCGGCCGGGGTGAAGTCATCCAGCGGCGGCAGTTCGACGGGCAGAGCACTCTCGGGCAGCGCGATGGGTTGACCATCGCGGTCGTAGACGATCGGGAACGGCTCGCCCCAGTAGCGCTGACGCGAGAAGAGCCAGTCGCGGAGCTTGTAATTCGTCGTGCCCTCGCCATGGCCGCTCTCTTCGAGCCACGCGATCATCTTCTGCTTCGCTTCGCCAACGTGCAGACCGTCGAGAAAGGCGCTGTTCATCGCCGGGCCGTCGCCCGTGAATGCGTCGTCGCCGAATCCCTCGGGCGGGCGCACGGTGCGGACGATGGGCAGATCGAATGCCTTGGCAAATTCCCAGTCGCGTTCATCCTGCGCCGGCACGGCCATAATGGCGCCGGTGCCGTAGCCCATGAGCACGTAGTCGGCGATGAAGATGGGAATCGGCTTGCCTGTGGCGGGATTGATGGCATGCGAGCCGATGAAGACGCCGGTCTTCTCCTTCGCCTCCGCCTGGCGCTGCAACTCCGACTTGCTCTGGGCAAACCGGCGATACGCGTTGACGGCGTCGCGCGGCGCAGCCGCGGGCGGCGCGCCTTTCCACGCCTCGCGCGTCTCCGCCGGCCACGCATCCGCCGTCAACGCATCGACCAGCGGATGCTCCGGCGCCAGCACCATGTAGGTCGCGCCGAAAAGCGTGTCCGGCCGCGTGCTGAAGACGCGGATCGTGTGCGCAGCGCCGCTGCTCGATGCCTCGATGCCTTGATGCCTTGATGCGTCAAAGTCAATAAACGCGCCTTCGCTGCGGCCGATCCAGTTGCGCTGCATCAGCTTCGTCGATTCGGGCCAGGCGAGCGGCTCGAGGTCTTCGAGGAGGCGCTCGGCGTAGGCGGTGATGCGCATCATCCACTGCTTCATCGGCCGCTTGTAGACCGGGTGGTTGCCGCGCTCGCTTCGACCGTCGGCCGTCACCTCTTCGTTGGCGAGCACCGTGCCCAGCGCCGGGCACCAGTTCACGGGCACTTGGGCGAGATAGGCCAGGCGGTGTGCGTCGATAATGCTCCGCCGGGCGCTTTCGCTCAGCGTCTGCCACGAGCCGCCCTCGCCCACTGGAACGGCGCGCCGGCCGGATTCGAACTCGGCGATGAGTTCATCAATCGGCCGCGCGCGGCCGCGGGTTCCGGCCGGATTGGTCGCCTCCGCGTCGTACCACGAGTTGTAGATCTGCAGAAAAATCCACTGGGTCCAGCGGTAAAACGACACATCGGTCGTGGAGACGGAACGCATGGGATCATGAGCCAGGCCGAGGCGCTTGAGCTGCGCGCGCATCGTCGCGATGTTGCGCTCGGTCGTGAGGCGCGGATGCACGCCATGCTCGACGGCGAACTGCTCGGCGGGCAGGCCGAAGGCGTCGTAGCCCATGGCGTGCAGGACGTGGTGGCCCTTGGCGCGCAGGAAGCGGGCGTAGATGTCGGTGGCGATGTAGCCCAGCGGGTGACCCACGTGCAGCCCGACGCCGCTGGGATAGGGAAACATATCGAGAATGTACTGCTTGGGCCTGCCGGCGAACTTCTCAAACCCGGCCTCGCCGGGATTGGGCGTGACGAACGACCGCCGCTGCTCCCAGCGCTGCTGCCACTTGGTTTCGATGGCGCCGGCGGCGGCGGCGTCGTAGCGATGGCCGGTTGATTCGCCGGCGGCTCGAGATGGAGTGTCGGTGGTCATCGAGGCGGGTCTCCCGGCCCGTTGGCCGCCATTGGCCCGGGCCGGTCATTGCCGTTCCAAAAACACAACGGCAAGGGTAGTCCGACAGGATGCGCCGAGCCGCCAAATCCCGTCCCTCACGCGCCGTCCGGAGGCGAAACGAACATCTTGCGCGCCTCGCCGGCGAGGTAGAACGAGCCGGTGATGCAGATGAGATCTTCGCGATTCACCGCCCGCTTGGCCAGGTCGAGCGCCTCGGAAAGCGATGCGGCCGTCTGCGACATCTTGCCCGAGAGTTCGGCGAATCGCTGGGCCAGGAATTCCGGATCGCGTGCCTTCGGATTGAGCCGGGTCCGCGTGAAGATGATCTTGTCGGCGCCCATCGCGACGGCCTTGAGCATGCTGTCCGCGTCCTTGTCGCGCCCGCAGCCGAAGACCACGACGAGCGAGTCGTAGCGAACGTGGGCCGGAAGGGTGCGCAACAGGGCGGCGATCGACAGCGGGTTGTGCGCCCCGTCGATGATGATGCGCGGATGGTTGCAGACCTGCTCAAAACGGCCGGCGAGCGTGGTGTGCGCCAGTCCCTCCACGATCGCTTCCTCGGCCAGGGCGTCGCCGCGCTCGCGCAGGCAGTCGATCACCGCCAGCGCCAGGCCGCAGTTCAGCGCCTGGTGCTCTCCTTTGAGCGGCACGGGAACGTGGTCGAAGACGGTGCGCGGCGTTTCGAGGCAGATGCGGCATCCCGGCCCGGCTTTCGCGGCGGTCTCAAAGCGGCTGGTAAACTCGATGTCCTTCTCAAGAAATCGAATCGGCGCGCCAACGCTCCCCGCCACTTCGCGCAGGGCGGCCTCGGCTTCGGGATCCTGAGGCGTACTGACCGCCGGCACTCCGGCCTTGAAAATGCCGGCCTTCTCGCGCGCGATCAGATCGAGCGTGTCGCCGAGGATCTCGGTGTGGTCGTAACTGATCTGCGTGACGGCGCAGACCTCGGGTGTAATGACGTTGGTCGCGTCCAGCCGTCCGCCGAGGCCGACTTCCATGATCGCCAGATCGACCGCCTGCTGGGCGAAGTGGTAGAGCCCGGCTGCGGTGAGAATCTCGAAGAAGTGAAGCTGCTCGACGTTGGCCGCCTCGGCCGCCCGGGCCACCTCTGCCAGCGCCTGGCGCAACTGGCTCTCGGAGATGTCGCGCCGGTCCACGCGAATCCGTTCGCGCACGTCGATGAGGTGAGGCGAGGTGTACTGGCCGACCGTCCAGCCGCAGCCTCCAAGGGCCGCGGCGAGCATGGCCACCGTCGAGCCCTTGCCCTTGGTGCCGGCGATGTGCACGGTGCGCAGGTGATCCTGCGGGTCGCCGAGCTGTTTGAGAATCGCTCGCGTGCGGTCGAGGCGAAACGCCTCGTCCGGCTTGGCGATGCGGTGGGTGCGTTCCAGATCGACATGGTCAAAAAGCCAGCGCATCGCGCCGGAATATGTTTCGAGAGTTGGCCCGTGCACGTGCGGTTCCTGAAGTCTTCGCGGACTCGGCTCTTCCCCGGTGACCACACGGGCATGGTACTGACGGCAGCGGAACGGTCAAGAGACATGGCGGTCAGTGAAAAGCCCGTGTCGCGGCCGACGCGCCGACCCGGCATCGTCCGACCGCGTACGATCGAGACCGCCGTTTTCTGCCGCCCGAATTTGAAAGGCCGCCCACTCCATGACCGTTGAAGAGATCAGGCACCACAGCAGTTTCGGCTACGAGGCGTGGCGCGTGCTGCGCATCGTCGGGGAATTCGTCGAGGGCTTCGAGACCCTGGCCAGCATCGGCCCGGCTGTGTCGATCTTCGGCTCGGCCCGGACCCCGCCGAGCGACCCGTGGTACCAGGAAGCGGAAAAGTGTGGGCGACTCCTGGCCCAAGCCGGCACGGCGGTCATCACCGGCGGCGGGCCGGGCATCATGGAAGCCGCCAACAAGGGCGCCTGCGACGCCGGCGGCATCAGCGTCGGGCTCAACATCACCCTGCCCATGGAGCAGGACCCGAACCGCTACCAGACGCACGAACTCACGTTCAACTACTTCTTCTGCCGCAAGGTCATGTTCGTCAAGTACGCCAAGGGCTTCATCATCTTTCCGGGCGGCTACGGCACGTTCGACGAATTCTTCGAGGCCCTCACGCTCATTCAGACGTTCAAGATCGAGCCGTTTCCGATCGTCTGCGTGGGCCGCGAATTCTGGAGCGATCTCGTCGAGTGGATGCGCAACACACTGGGCGAGAAGTTCCAGACCATCAGCCCGGAAGACATCGATCTGTTCAAGGTGACCGACACGGCCGAGGAAGCCGTCGAGATCGTCCAGGCGCACATCGCCGGCGAAGCGGTCACCTCGGCGGGGCTGCCCCAGTTCCCCGGCTCGGCGGGCGAAAAGTCCGCCGAAGGCACGCGTGTGGGCGTGGACAAGCACCACAATCGGCGGCCGAGGCGCAACGGCAAGAAGCCGCCCGCCGACTGAGCCTCGCCTGAAACCGGGACCGCTCGGCGCCATATGAGCACGAAGATGCGATCAACGCCCCGCAGCCGCCGCACGTTCTCCCGCGCGCTTTCAATGGGTCTGCTCCTCGGCTGCTTCGCGGCGAGCAACCTGCATGCGGCGACCGGGCGTCAGGACGATCCCCCCCACACGATCGACCTCTCGAGCGCTGCGCCTGAGCAGGTCATCGAACCGACGACCACGTGCGCGCTGCCTGCGAATGAATTCCCAGACCAGGTCATCGTCGATGGCCAGCGCCATGTGGCGTACGCGGCGACGGAGTATGTGGCGATCAATCTCTTCTCGGTGGCGGCGGCGGTCTGGATCGAAGTGGTTGCGGCTGTGCTGGCCGTCGTGCTGCTCGTGCTGCTGCGAAGGATCTGGCGGCGGCCGCAGTCGCCCGGCAGCGCGTACTGCCGCCGGTGCAACTATGAACTGACCAACCTCGCAGGGTTCGTGTGCCCGGAGTGCGGCTCGGATGTGAGCGGCCGCGGCCGAATGCGCGGCCGCCGCCGCTGGCCGCGCGCCATGGTGACGGCTCTCTTGCTGCTGGCGGTGATCTTCGGGTACGCGCTCGCTTTCCGGCGCGTGCCCCGCCTCATCTGGCCGCAGCACTGGCCCGCATGGTGGTCGAGGCGGATGGATGAGGTCGCCGAAGCGAATTCGAAATACCCCTGGCTCATCCAGCACAGCCGGGTGCTCTCGCGCCTCGTCGAGATCGACCTCGCGAGCGGCTCGGCTCACACCATCGCCACGGGGCAACATCCGGAAGCTGATCACATCAACGCGCTGTTCCTGTCTGACGATGGCGACCGACTCACGGTCTGGCGGGGGGGACGGATCGAGACGCGCCGCGCGCCGGACTGGCGCATCGAAGCGAACATCGACCTGCCGCGCCTGCTCGCTCGCCACCGCCTGCTCAGCGTGATCGAGGTTCTGGCCGACCGCGACGGCGCCAGGCTTCTCGTGCTGGCCCGGGCGCTTGGCGGCGGCGATCAATCCACCTCGCCGTGTGCCGGCATGCTCATCGACGCCCTCTCCGGCGAGATGATCTGGCAACTGGAGGACTTCGCGGACCAGAGACTCGCATCGCTGCGCGCGGTGCATTCCGGCGACTTTGATCGCTTCATTCTCGCCGGCGATCTGCCGGCGACGGGGCAGACGACGCTCTCCGAGTGGTACATCGCCGGCGGCCAGCCCGTGCGCATGCGCCACTTCGACACCGCCGCGTACGTGCTCGGGCCGCGGCTGGCGCGCAACGGATTTGGCAATCGCATTTGGGCGAGCAACATGGACAGCCTTGAAGCGTGGAACCTGCAGACCGAGCGTATCGAGCGGCGCATCGCGCTGCCAGCTTCAGCCGCCCTGCTCACTGCCTGGCCGGGGCATGCGCCGCGGCTGATCGTCACCATGCTCGACAGCGCGACGACGGTGTGGATCATCGACCCGGAGAGCAACCGCGTGCTCGCTGGCCTGGCTGGAGCGCCGCCGCGCACGCGCGGCGTGCAGGTGCTCGGCGATGGTCGAACGCTGGCGCTGTGGGGCTACGACGACAACCTCGACCACAAGGTCGTGCTGCTCTTCGATGCGTCGAGCGTGGCGGCGAGCGGCGACGCGGGCGATCCATCGCGCTAGTTGCCGCGCAGGTGCACGGCCGCGGCGCCGTCGGCCGCAGCCGTGGCGAAGATGGCCGGAAGGCGCGCAAACCGGGCGTTGAACGAATCGCCGATGGATCGGGCGACCTGTTCCGCGCTTTGAGGAGCGCACAGCACGATGGCGCAGCCGCCGAATCCGCCGCCCGTCATTCGCGCGCCCATGACGCCGCCGGCTGCGCCGAGTTGGCGGGCGGCCGCCACGACGCAGTCGAGTTCGGCGCAAGACACTTCGTACTCATCTCGCAATGAATCGTGCGATTCGAA
This window contains:
- a CDS encoding leucine--tRNA ligase; its protein translation is MTTDTPSRAAGESTGHRYDAAAAGAIETKWQQRWEQRRSFVTPNPGEAGFEKFAGRPKQYILDMFPYPSGVGLHVGHPLGYIATDIYARFLRAKGHHVLHAMGYDAFGLPAEQFAVEHGVHPRLTTERNIATMRAQLKRLGLAHDPMRSVSTTDVSFYRWTQWIFLQIYNSWYDAEATNPAGTRGRARPIDELIAEFESGRRAVPVGEGGSWQTLSESARRSIIDAHRLAYLAQVPVNWCPALGTVLANEEVTADGRSERGNHPVYKRPMKQWMMRITAYAERLLEDLEPLAWPESTKLMQRNWIGRSEGAFIDFDASRHQGIEASSSGAAHTIRVFSTRPDTLFGATYMVLAPEHPLVDALTADAWPAETREAWKGAPPAAAPRDAVNAYRRFAQSKSELQRQAEAKEKTGVFIGSHAINPATGKPIPIFIADYVLMGYGTGAIMAVPAQDERDWEFAKAFDLPIVRTVRPPEGFGDDAFTGDGPAMNSAFLDGLHVGEAKQKMIAWLEESGHGEGTTNYKLRDWLFSRQRYWGEPFPIVYDRDGQPIALPESALPVELPPLDDFTPAASDDPNAPPQPPLGRAGTWIDVEIDGKQYRRELNTMPQWAGSCWYYLRYLDPNDDRHFVDPDIERYWMLSPRGGGVCGATHFNPAIHHIGGVDLYVGGVEHAVLHLLYARFWHKVLFDLGHVSTPEPFGRLFNQGYIQAYAYTDERGVYVPAETVEERDGKYFYNGKEVNRSYGKMGKSLKNALTPDDIFAEYGCDTLRLYEMYMGPLEQSKPWNTRDIIGSHRFLQRVWRNFIDADSGALKVTEAPPVDDIRRALHKTIAKVDEDMRHLRFNTAIAALIEFNNALVPLDVLPREVAEALIKMLAPFVPHLASELWERMGRESDVMYEPFPVADAKWMVDEEIEIPVQIMGKLRATVLVPTGADEAAARAAALANERIAELLAGKTIRKVIYVPDRLLNFVAN
- a CDS encoding TIGR00730 family Rossman fold protein; the protein is MTVEEIRHHSSFGYEAWRVLRIVGEFVEGFETLASIGPAVSIFGSARTPPSDPWYQEAEKCGRLLAQAGTAVITGGGPGIMEAANKGACDAGGISVGLNITLPMEQDPNRYQTHELTFNYFFCRKVMFVKYAKGFIIFPGGYGTFDEFFEALTLIQTFKIEPFPIVCVGREFWSDLVEWMRNTLGEKFQTISPEDIDLFKVTDTAEEAVEIVQAHIAGEAVTSAGLPQFPGSAGEKSAEGTRVGVDKHHNRRPRRNGKKPPAD
- a CDS encoding bifunctional folylpolyglutamate synthase/dihydrofolate synthase gives rise to the protein MHGPTLETYSGAMRWLFDHVDLERTHRIAKPDEAFRLDRTRAILKQLGDPQDHLRTVHIAGTKGKGSTVAMLAAALGGCGWTVGQYTSPHLIDVRERIRVDRRDISESQLRQALAEVARAAEAANVEQLHFFEILTAAGLYHFAQQAVDLAIMEVGLGGRLDATNVITPEVCAVTQISYDHTEILGDTLDLIAREKAGIFKAGVPAVSTPQDPEAEAALREVAGSVGAPIRFLEKDIEFTSRFETAAKAGPGCRICLETPRTVFDHVPVPLKGEHQALNCGLALAVIDCLRERGDALAEEAIVEGLAHTTLAGRFEQVCNHPRIIIDGAHNPLSIAALLRTLPAHVRYDSLVVVFGCGRDKDADSMLKAVAMGADKIIFTRTRLNPKARDPEFLAQRFAELSGKMSQTAASLSEALDLAKRAVNREDLICITGSFYLAGEARKMFVSPPDGA
- the speB gene encoding agmatinase — its product is MAEPPKTRLPNARQFPRFAGISTFCRFPQIDTLESPPDWALYGIPFDGGVTYRPGARFGPRAIREQSAYIKPYHLEHDLNLADRLSVCDAGDAPVRPYSTRETQQAACDFALALGDGGTKLLAVGGDHSIALANLRATQQRHGGGRPLALLHFDSHLDTVDVAWGEKYTHASPFIRAIEENLIDPKRMLSVGIKGPLNTATDLDYGRAQGIELVTYADWKHRNGAERIDAFLDRLRKSGEPAYLTFDIDSVDPAYAPGTGTPSIGGFTSAEALDLLRACRGVNLVGADVVEVLPAMDPAGITALLAAHVIFEILCIAA